Within Coprobacter tertius, the genomic segment ACGAATAGGACTGGAAGGTTACGGTCTTGAAATCGTAGAAAATATACCGATCGAAATTACGCCTAATCCTTATAATCTTTTTTATATGAAAACGAAGAAAAAACGGATGGGCCATACGTTACATAACGTAAAATAAAATACGAAATTATCCGGGAAACCGGACAGATAATAATAAAACGGACAGAAATTACATCCTTTACCAAGTAATTTCTGTCCGTTTTCAAACAAAGCCGATTTGTCGCATTAAAAACTTTGCTTATTTCGTTAAAACAAACTATCTTAGAGTTTTTCGGGTATAAAAGAAAAGGTATATGACAAAACATAGTATAAACCGGGAGAATAACCCTCAAGACCTGTCATTTTCCGAATATCAGAAAGAAAAAGGGAAACTGGTGCTTTTCTTCGGGATGTGTATGGGTACCGGAAAGACCCATGCCATGATCGAAAAAGCCTGCGCTATGAAAAAGAAAGGACTCGATGTGGTTATCGGCTGCCTTCATACAAAAGATAAAACCATCCTGAAAAAAGCCTCCGAAATAGAGCAAATTCCATTAAAACCCAATGGAGAACTCGATATAAATGCTATCCTCAATCGAAATCCGGCCCTTGTCATTATCGATGAAATGGCCCATTACAACAGTTCTGCCAGCCGACATCGCAACCGGCATCAGGATATTGAAGAACTTATCGATAAAGGAATTGGCGTATTTTCAACATTAAGCGCCATACAACTCGAAAGCTATTCTTACCTGATCACCGATGCTGTAGGCAATCGTTCCCTTTATACTGTCCCCGATATCGTATTCGAGCAATGCGATCTGGTTATACCCGTAGAATGCCCCATCAACGAAATCATACAGAAATATAAAGAAGGAAATATAAGTTACGATTTTCTTTCACCTAAACAACGGGAACTGTTCTTTTCGGAAGATAGCTTGTTGAATCTACAAAAAAATTACAAATCACTGCTTACCTTCCGCAAAAACGAGATTCAAAGAAAAAACTTAGCGGAAAATAAAATAGAAGACGCCAGCAAATCGGGAATTCGGTTATTGGTACCCATCACCGAGAACCGACATACCGAACGTTTATTACAACGGGCCAAAAACCTTTCGTACATGATGGATGCACCTCTGTTTGCCGTATATATCGATCACTCAGAGAAATTGACAAACCGGCAACAGGAACAACTCAATAATAATATAAGACTTGCTTACAGACTCGGAACTTATGTTATACGAACCTCCGGAGACAGTTGGGTAAATACAATGCTGAATGTCATCGAAAACGAGAAAATAACTCATATCGTTACCGAAAAATTTAAACGACATAAATGGAATCCTTGGCGCAAAACCCCAATGGAACGCCTTTTATCGAAATGTGATGCTGTAGACATTTATGTCCTTTCGAATGAAATGGCCTTTATAAAAGAGAAAAAAGAAAAAAAGAAAAAAGGGAAAAGAAAAAGACCCCTTTACGCCAATATTTATTCTCGTTTCTTATTACCATCATTTTTTCTTTGGCATTTTATCCGATATCAAACATATTTTCTTCCCAGGCGATTATTTACTTATTTCTTCTGGTACTTTCCGTACAATCTCTGTTATTTCCTTCAGGGCCGATAATCATGTCTACTCTCATCAGCGCTATTATTCTCGACTTGATATACACTTCACCATATTGGGAATTCAGCCTGTTTACCCCCAATAATTTCTTATTGATATTGCTTTTTATTTCAATTCCTTTCATCAATACAATCTTTACGTCTCGATTCAGACGGCAGGAAGAGCAAAGCAGACGACGCGAACATGTTACTAATACAATGTTGAAACTATCGAAAAATCTCTCATTCGTATCGGGAAACATAGAAGTACAAAAAGTTGCTGTACAAACCATTAAAGAAGGTTTCGGATTTAATTGCGCCTTTATGCTTAAAAACAAAAACGGTGTATTGTCTAAGGAAGAGAGCGAATATTCGACCCTATCACTCACTCCGGAAGAAAGAGAAATCGCCGAATGGGTATTCGCGACACGAAGAGCTGCAGGACGGTCAACCGACACATTCATGGCTGAGGAAAAATCTTTTTATCCCCTCAATAGCTTGCGAATGAGTCTCGGCGTCATTATTATAAAAATGGGCCATCCGTTCAATGCCGACGAAGAATTACTTTGGATCACACTAAAACGACAAATATCGAATGCCCTCGAAAGAGAATACCTGAACGAAATTGCCAACCAATCATTGCTATTACAAGAATCGGAAAAATTATATAAAACATTGTTTAATTCGATCTCACACGAATTACGTATTCCCGTAACATCTATTATTTCAGCCGCAGAAACCATGCGCACACTGGAAACAGGATTAAAACAAGAATTAAGCGAAGAGATTTACATGGCAGCCCAAAGACTATCGAAACTCATCGAAGACCTGCTGAATATGTCGAGAGTAGATTCAGGACGCATTTCTCCCCGTCTCGACTGGTATGACGTTCACGATCTTATAAGTTCGGTAGTAAAACAATTAAAAGAGCCTCTGACGGAATATCATCTCGCTATTTATATCGACGAAGATATGCCTTTAGTCCGCATCGACATCGTCCTGCTCGAACAAATCTTATACAATCTTTTATACAATGTAATCGTATATGTACCCAAAGGGCGCAACGTAGAAGTCTCCGCCCGGCACGACGGACATAATTTCGTACTTTCGGTTACCGATAATGGAAATGGATTCAGCGAAAAAGACCTTCCCCATATTTTCGATAAATTTTATCGGGGTAATTCCTCCATTACAGGCGGATCCGGCCTCGGACTATCGATTGTAAAAGGCTATACCGATGTATTGAAAGGCCGTGTTACGGCAAAAAATATGCCTGAAGGGGGTGCACGTATCACAATCTCGCTCCCGAGCGAAATACCAACTATCGAAAACCTAAACAATAACGACGTAATATGAACGAGACCACTATACTGATCATAGACGATGAAGTGCAAATAAGGCGATTACTTACGATAACTCTCGAAATGAAAGGTTATAAAGTATATGTCGCTTCAAACGCTCGCGAAGGAATGGCTGCGACTGCCATGTATTCACCTACATTAATAATTCTGGATCTAGGGTTACCCGATGAAGACGGGCACAACGTGTTATCGAAACTGAGAGAATGGTACTATAACCCGATCATTATTCTATCGGCTCGTACCAACGAAGAAGAAATTAT encodes:
- a CDS encoding sensor histidine kinase; the encoded protein is MAFYPISNIFSSQAIIYLFLLVLSVQSLLFPSGPIIMSTLISAIILDLIYTSPYWEFSLFTPNNFLLILLFISIPFINTIFTSRFRRQEEQSRRREHVTNTMLKLSKNLSFVSGNIEVQKVAVQTIKEGFGFNCAFMLKNKNGVLSKEESEYSTLSLTPEEREIAEWVFATRRAAGRSTDTFMAEEKSFYPLNSLRMSLGVIIIKMGHPFNADEELLWITLKRQISNALEREYLNEIANQSLLLQESEKLYKTLFNSISHELRIPVTSIISAAETMRTLETGLKQELSEEIYMAAQRLSKLIEDLLNMSRVDSGRISPRLDWYDVHDLISSVVKQLKEPLTEYHLAIYIDEDMPLVRIDIVLLEQILYNLLYNVIVYVPKGRNVEVSARHDGHNFVLSVTDNGNGFSEKDLPHIFDKFYRGNSSITGGSGLGLSIVKGYTDVLKGRVTAKNMPEGGARITISLPSEIPTIENLNNNDVI